A DNA window from Polyodon spathula isolate WHYD16114869_AA chromosome 18, ASM1765450v1, whole genome shotgun sequence contains the following coding sequences:
- the LOC121330932 gene encoding DNA methyltransferase 1-associated protein 1-like: MTTGADVRDILELGGGEMDAGPISKKDIINSDKKKSKKSAETLTFKRPEGMHREVYALLYSDKKDAPPLLPSDTTQGYRTVKAKLGCKKVRPWKWMPFTNPARRDGAIFYHWRRMAEEGKDYPFARFNKTVQVPVYSEQEYQMYLPDEGWTKAETDHLFDLCKRFDLRFIVIHDRYDHQQFRKRSVEDLKERYYNICAKLAKIRAPSGTDPKIYVFDAGHERRRKDQLERLYNRTPEQVTEEEYLIQELRKIETRKKEREKKAQDLQKLITAADTTTEMRRAERKATKKKLPQKRETEKPSVPETAGIKFPDFKSAGVTLRSQRMKLPSSVGQKKIKAIEQILTEQGVDLNPMPTEEIVQMFNELRSDLVLVYELKQAHANCEYEQQMLRHRYDALVKAGGASTATGDSLGADGHLGVGPDDIKAEGKDQIIDVVGAPLTPNSRKRRESASSSSSIKKAKKL, encoded by the exons ATGACGACAGGGGCAGATGTTCGAGATATACTGGAGCTGGGCGGTGGGGAAATGGATGCTGGACCAATCAGTAAAAAAGACATTATCAACTCCGATAAG AAAAAGTCCAAGAAGTCTGCAGAAACGTTGACCTTTAAAAGACCTGAGGGGATGCACAGAGAGGTCTATGCACTGCTCTACTCTgacaaaaa AGATGCCCCCCCATTACTGCCCAGTGACACGACTCAGGGTTATCGGACAGTCAAAGCCAAGCTGGGCTGTAAGAAGGTGCGCCCCTGGAAATGGATGCCTTTCACAAACCCAGCCAGGAGGGACGGAGCCATATTTTACCACTGGAGGCGCATGGCAGAGGAAGGCAAGGATTACCCCTTTGCCAGGTTTAATAAG acaGTGCAGGTGCCTGTGTACTCTGAGCAGGAGTATCAGATGTACCTTCCTGATGAAGGATGGACTAAAGCTGAAACAGATCACCTCTTTGACCTCTGCAAGCGCTTTGATCTGCGGTTCATTGTCATCCATGACCGCTACGACCACCAGCAGTTCAGG AAACGCTCCGTTGAAGACCTGAAGGAACGCTACTATAATATCTGTGCCAAACTCGCCAAGATCCGCGCTCCTTCCGGAACTGACCCCAAAATCTATGTGTTCGACGCTGGCCATGAGAGGCGGAGGAAAGATCAGTTAGAAAGACTGTACAACCGCACACCTGAACAG GTGACAGAAGAGGAGTATCTGATACAGGAGTTGCGGAAGATTGAAACCAGGAAGAAGGAGAGGGAGAAGAAAGCTCAGGATCTGCAGAAACTCATCACAGCCGCTGACACCACCACTGAGATGCGTCGGGCAGAACGCAAAGCCACCAAGAAGAAACTACCACAAAAACGAGAAACTGAAAAACCA TCTGTTCCTGAGACCGCAGGCATAAAGTTCCCAGACTTCAAATCGGCAGGTGTCACTTTGCGAAGTCAAAGG ATGAAACTGCCAAGCTCTGTGGGACAGAAGAAGATTAAAGCCATCGAACAGATTCTAACAGAACAGGGAGTCG ATCTGAACCCGATGCCGACAGAGGAGATTGTGCAGATGTTCAACGAGCTGCGCAGCGACCTGGTGCTGGTTTACGAGCTGAAGCAGGCCCACGCCAACTGCGAGTACGAGCAACAGATGCTGAGGCACCGCTACGATGCGCTGGTCAAGGCGGGCGGGGCCAGCACAGCCACGGGGGATAGCCTTGGGGCTGATGGACATCTCGGGGTGGGGCCTGATGACATCAAGGCCGAGGGGAAAGATCAAATAATTGATGTGGTGGGGGCGCCGCTGACGCCAAATTCG cGGAAAAGAAGAGAATCAGCTTCCAGTTCCTCCTCCATAAAGAAAGCCAAGAAACTGTGA